The sequence below is a genomic window from Aureispira sp. CCB-E.
CTTGCATTGCATCGTTGTCAATCCTTGCAATGCAATCTTCATACGTATAGGTAATGGTATCTTGATTGGTTGATACTGTTTTGCTAAGTACGGTACGAATAGTTTTGTGCTTACCAAAAATCCAAGGAGTTGCTTGAGGACGATACTCACCAGTAGTATGAATTTCGTCACCAACATTAAAATTAAAAAAGTCGATGTGGGTTGGGTTGTTAATACCAATATTAGGCTGGGCGCTACTCCCTACCAACTGGTAAGGAATGGTATCATTAGGGAAGGTATGGAAATCAAAAAATTGCACCCAACCATTTTGCTTAGAAAATTGCAAAACTTTAGTATTCATCGGATGAACGATAATATTGTTGGCTGCATCTTTTGCTTGCAAATGAATTGTTTTGATACTATCTAAATGGTTTAATATCGTGGCGGTATCAATACTAACTAAAGTCCCTTCTATATAGTCTCCATTTCCAAATTTATATATAGTCCAAGTATCGTTCAAAGGAGCTAAGCTTTTGATGACAATACTATCCAATTGCTTGTTAAAAAAAACATAATCCCCGTTATTAGAGGCAATTATTTGATGACCTACCCAAGATGAGTCGTTATGATCTGCAAGGCAGAGTGAGCTGGTAGGAGTTTCTTCTAATATTTTATGATTATAATAATATGTTTCTGCCCCTTGAGTGACCGAAGTGTCAATTCGTATAGAGCGAATTTCTTGATGATAATTGGGACTGCCTGTAGTGTGAGCATATAAAAAGTGCTGCTCGTTGGTCGGTAGAATGAGTTGGTAGTTTTGTGCGTAGGATATGGTTGCAAGGAGCACAAAACAGACCGATAGAAATTGTTTTTTCATTGTACTGTTTATTTAATTATTTAAGAATAAAAATCTTTCCAACTTTTGTAGATTGACGGTTGAATAAGCAGCAGGTTACCAAATGACAGTGTGCTGTGTACTGCTTTTAATCATAACAATATAGTAGATTAATAAATTAAATTAAAAGATTTAATAGGTTGGAAATTAATGTATAGTGGATGTAATGTGTAACTAAAATAGAGACATTAATTTAAAAAGCCAAGTATAGAAGTTAATACTCCGTTGATTT
It includes:
- a CDS encoding T9SS type A sorting domain-containing protein; translation: MKKQFLSVCFVLLATISYAQNYQLILPTNEQHFLYAHTTGSPNYHQEIRSIRIDTSVTQGAETYYYNHKILEETPTSSLCLADHNDSSWVGHQIIASNNGDYVFFNKQLDSIVIKSLAPLNDTWTIYKFGNGDYIEGTLVSIDTATILNHLDSIKTIHLQAKDAANNIIVHPMNTKVLQFSKQNGWVQFFDFHTFPNDTIPYQLVGSSAQPNIGINNPTHIDFFNFNVGDEIHTTGEYRPQATPWIFGKHKTIRTVLSKTVSTNQDTITYTYEDCIARIDNDAMQGKQDTTFLTDTVVQRVIVSTDVNNLGQLTHELAPDSSGFSVTSVRNFASLRRQKVTFNYFYYDTFNNCWTFYFDVWPQIWIEGIGGPFVNSPARKNMPVYYKKGNETWGIPVNCSTFLNIPTIANEEQTIQIFPNPLTETATLQIKNFDAMDNWSLRLLDVTGKVVRSTPIQKATHLLHKGTLLSGVYFYQLTNTQQQKQYTGKLILQDN